In uncultured Bacteroides sp., the following proteins share a genomic window:
- a CDS encoding efflux RND transporter periplasmic adaptor subunit, whose product MKKYIRIFLIVVVAAIFISTFAFLYVKSQPKEIKYEVVTPKVADIEKSTVATGKVEPRDEILIKPQISGIVADVYKQAGQLIKKGEVIAKVKVIPELGQLNSAESRVRIANINYKQALQEYDRQKSLYKDKLISKEEFEKSEVSMKTAKEEVGTSKDNLDIVKEGITKNSATYSNTMIRSTIDGLILDIPIKKGNSVIMSNTFNDGTTIATVANMKDLIFKGKIDETEVGRIKEGMPIKLTIGALQNLKFDAKLEYISPKGVTENGANLFEIKAAINASPDVKIRSGYSANAEIVLERVGKVLTVPESTIEFSGDSTFVYVLKTEKPKQTFERKRVAVGVSDGIKIQVKGGITAKDKIRGAVIEEKKPDAQNKNN is encoded by the coding sequence ATGAAAAAGTACATCAGAATCTTTTTGATAGTGGTTGTAGCTGCCATTTTTATCAGCACTTTCGCTTTTCTTTATGTTAAGTCTCAGCCAAAGGAAATTAAGTATGAGGTTGTAACTCCAAAGGTTGCCGACATTGAAAAAAGTACCGTGGCTACAGGTAAAGTAGAACCTCGCGACGAAATTCTTATTAAGCCTCAGATTTCAGGAATTGTGGCCGATGTGTATAAACAGGCTGGGCAGTTGATTAAGAAAGGAGAGGTGATTGCTAAGGTAAAGGTCATTCCGGAACTGGGACAATTGAACTCTGCCGAGAGCCGCGTTCGTATTGCAAATATTAACTACAAGCAAGCCTTGCAGGAATATGACCGTCAGAAAAGCCTGTACAAGGATAAACTTATCAGTAAGGAAGAGTTTGAAAAGAGCGAGGTTTCAATGAAAACTGCTAAAGAAGAAGTTGGTACTTCAAAAGATAATCTTGATATCGTAAAAGAAGGTATTACTAAAAATTCTGCAACATACAGTAACACGATGATACGTTCTACCATTGACGGACTGATTCTTGATATACCTATTAAGAAAGGAAATTCAGTTATTATGAGTAATACATTTAATGATGGTACTACTATTGCGACTGTAGCCAACATGAAGGACCTTATCTTTAAAGGAAAAATAGACGAAACAGAAGTTGGCCGTATTAAAGAAGGAATGCCTATTAAGCTGACAATTGGTGCTTTGCAGAATCTGAAGTTTGATGCTAAGCTGGAATATATTTCTCCAAAGGGAGTTACAGAAAATGGCGCAAATCTTTTTGAAATTAAAGCAGCTATCAATGCTTCACCTGATGTGAAGATTCGTTCAGGCTACAGCGCAAATGCTGAAATTGTACTTGAACGTGTAGGGAAAGTATTGACTGTGCCCGAAAGTACAATCGAGTTTTCAGGAGATTCAACCTTTGTTTATGTATTGAAGACAGAGAAGCCTAAGCAGACTTTTGAAAGAAAACGTGTGGCCGTTGGTGTAAGCGATGGAATAAAGATTCAAGTAAAGGGCGGTATTACAGCTAAAGATAAAATTCGTGGAGCTGTGATTGAAGAAAAGAAACCTGATGCTCAAAATAAAAACAACTAA